Genomic segment of Candidatus Omnitrophota bacterium:
CAAGAGATAGACGCCAACATCACGGAATCGATGGCGCCGCTTTCCGGAGTCGATAATACGCAACTACCCCTTTTCGCCGTAGATTCTCCTAGCGCCGCCGTCTCGTCCAATGCGGCGGCGGAGTCATTGACCACCAACCTGCCTCCCGATCTCGCCGCCTATTTGGAAATGATCAAGCAATTGTCCAAGGATGACGCTTCCGTCCAGGAATTCATCGATCGCGTCGAGGCGTCCGCCAATATCGGCTCCAGCACAACCTCAGGCGCGGCAAGTTCCTCCTCGACAATCCAATTCGCCGCGATGAGCGCGCAAGAGCTTCAGGCCAAACTAGAAGTTCATTATGCCGACGGCCAATCTGTCGAAGCTGTTTCCGCTCAAATTCGTCAGACGCAGCAGCAGCAAATCCAAACATCCGATCCTTTGGTTCTCGATCTTGATGGCGGCGGCGTCGATCTGACAAGCGCAGAGGAAGGCGTCTCTTTCGATATCGCGGGAACGGGACAAGCCAGCCAAACCGCTTTCGTCGCCAGCGGCGACGCTTTTTTGGCGATTGACCGCAACCGCAATGGGCGCATCGATAACGGCAAGGAACTTTTCGGCGATCAAAACGGCGCTCAGGATGGTTTCGAAGAACTAAGAAAATTGGACGAAAACCAGGATGGCGTCATCGATGTCAATGACGCCGCTTACAACAATCTCCTGCTTTATAACGATATCAACCGCGACGGCGTTTCTCAATTCAACGAACTACGGTCGCTTGTAGAAGCGAATATCCAATCCATAAGCCTTAACGATCGATCTGTGGATGAAACGATCTCCGGCGGCAACCGCTTGGTCAAGACGGCGTCTTTTACCCGCAACGACGGATCGAAGGGCATGGTGGGGGATGTTCTTTTAAATTATTTGGCGTAAAAGATCAATGAATGGATTCCGGGGAAGGCGCATGGCCGGAATCGATTGCGCATGTAATGACTGACATTGCATTGTAAGGGAGCATAGGGCGAAAAGCATTGATGTGGATCATTCCCCTTACATTATAAATCGAATGCAAATGAAGCGTTCCACGCGTTAACGATCGCTTTGCCCTCCGCGTCCCCATCATTCCACCGATTAGGCGGTATCTTTTTTTTCCATACTGTTACTTTCATCTAATGCCGCGATTCTCCATCAAAAGTTGGCATTGCCTGATTTCACAATGCACTGAATCCTGCTAGTGCGCCCCTCGTCCAAAGACGGGGGTTTTTTTTGGATATCCAGCCATTCTCAGCCGATTTCCAGATTCGCCGCGTTGCCTCGCCTTCCATCCTTTGCTTTTGCCTATGAAATGCAATAATACAATGGACGATTTTATCTAGTACTATCTTTGGATGCAATCATTTTCATAAAATATTACGATAGGAGGATGCTCTTATGTATATTGATAAAACAGCGCCAATACTACTCGTCATCGTGTTTTGTTTAATTCCATATACCGCCGCCGCTGACGATAATCCATACGCCGTTCCGACTTACGAGTGCATCGGCGTCTATTATCAATCTCCCGATCGCGGCGAATGCCGAATCCGTTATCGCCGGGGGGGAAAGGATTCGTGGCGGGAAAGCCTTGGCCTGGTTTACGACAAGAGAGATGGAGAATATCGGGGCAGCCTGGTTGGACTGACGCCGGATGCGGAATATGAGATCGAATTGATTAGCGGAAACGAGCGTCCATCTCTAAAATGCCGCACGAAAAACAACCATATCCCCATTGGACAAACAACGGTTCTATCCGGCGGCGTGAGTCCAGTTCCATTGTCGATTTCCGAATCGGGAGTTCCCGGCGCATATCATCTCATCGCTTCGGCATCGGGCGAGACGGCCGTCATCGACGTAATGAACTCCGAAGATTGCAACGTCGTCATCGACGCGGACTATATCGTCTTGCGCGGCTTGGAGTTGAAAAACGCCGAGCGGCATGGCGTATTAATCAAGCGCGGACGCCATGACATCGTCGTGGAAGATTGCCGCATCACGGGTTGGGGACGCATGGGCGGCCCAATAACCTACGGCAACGACGGCATCATGGACAGCGGGGTCTTCGCGGAAAAAGGCGCAGGGAATCTAACCATCCAACGCAACCTGATCGAACATCCTCGCGGCGCATCCAACGATTGGGATACAGGACATCCCAACGGCCCGCAAGGCATATCGCTGATCGATTCCAGCGGCGGCAACGTCATCCGCTGGAACGAACTCCGTTCAACGGAGGATCACGGCTTCAACGACGGCTTCGGCGGCGGTTCCAATTTCAGCTTCGAGGGCAGCCCCAACCGCGACTCGGATATCTACGGCAATATCATCACCAACGTATGGGACGACGCCATCGAAAGCGAGGGCGCCAATATGAATGTCCGCATCTGGGGCAATTTCCTCGATTATTACTATCATCCCATCGCCACCGCCTGCGTATCCAAAGGCCCCATTTACATTTTCCGCAACATCTTCGGCGTCAGCCGCCGCACCCACGCCGATCCCTTGGGCGGGGCCATGATAAAAACCGGCGAACGGGACGAATTCGGCGGCGGACGGCGCTTCATTTTTCACAACACGGCGCTCCAGCCTCGAGGCGCGTTTAGCGCCTTCAGCGGCCATATCGCGCCAAACGTCGTAACGCGCAATAATATTTTCCATTGTCCCGGTCAGCTTGCATCAAGGACGCCCGCCGATCCTCCCGGCGATTACGATTACGATCTCTTTACCGGCATGGATAAGGGACTGGCCAAGGAGCCGCACGGCCTTCACGGCAAACCGGCTATCGAGCCGTCCAGATCGCTGGAGTTTTATCCCGCTCCTACGACGACGGCGATTCAATGGGGCCGGATTCCATTTAAACGCGGCGGTAAAGAAATCCATATCACCGATCCCGTGATCGTCGTTCCTAATCCCATCATCGACGCCGGAACGCCGATTCCCGGTTTCAATGACGATTACGCCGGAAAAGCGCCGGATCTCGGCGCTTTCGAATTGGGCCGTCTCCCATTGCGTTTCGGACGCCAGGCAGGCGCGGCGGCGCAGTGAATTTGAGCGAACGATTATATGAGAAGATATCTTGTTCTTATCGCGTCCATCATCATCCAGGCTGGGCTTGGCGGCATATACGCCTGGAGCGCCTTCGCTGCTCCGCTGCATGAACACTTCGGATTGTCGATGGCGCGCATCCAAGCGGTATTCGGCGTTTGCATCGCCGCTTTCACGCTGATGATGATTTTCGCCGGAAGGTTGCAGGATCGATTCGGCCCGCGCTGGATTTCCGCTTTAGGCGGATTGCTCTTCGGCGGCGGATATTTCGCCGCTTCGTTTTCCGGCGGACGCTTCGTTCCGTTGTTCTTAGGATGCGGCGTTATCGCCGGGGCTGGCATCGGCTTCGCCTACGTTTGCCCCATCGCTTCCTGCATCCGTTGGTTTCCCGAACGCAAGGGCATGGCCGCAGGCTTCGCCGTAGCCGGTTTCGGCGGCGGCGCCATCGTTCTTTCATATATAGCGGATATTCTCTTTGCGAGGGGGTGGGAGGTTCTCTCCATTTTCCGTTGGATCGGCATAGTAGACGGCGCCCTCATCGTCATTGCTTCCATGCTGTTATCCATTCCAAAG
This window contains:
- a CDS encoding right-handed parallel beta-helix repeat-containing protein — its product is MYIDKTAPILLVIVFCLIPYTAAADDNPYAVPTYECIGVYYQSPDRGECRIRYRRGGKDSWRESLGLVYDKRDGEYRGSLVGLTPDAEYEIELISGNERPSLKCRTKNNHIPIGQTTVLSGGVSPVPLSISESGVPGAYHLIASASGETAVIDVMNSEDCNVVIDADYIVLRGLELKNAERHGVLIKRGRHDIVVEDCRITGWGRMGGPITYGNDGIMDSGVFAEKGAGNLTIQRNLIEHPRGASNDWDTGHPNGPQGISLIDSSGGNVIRWNELRSTEDHGFNDGFGGGSNFSFEGSPNRDSDIYGNIITNVWDDAIESEGANMNVRIWGNFLDYYYHPIATACVSKGPIYIFRNIFGVSRRTHADPLGGAMIKTGERDEFGGGRRFIFHNTALQPRGAFSAFSGHIAPNVVTRNNIFHCPGQLASRTPADPPGDYDYDLFTGMDKGLAKEPHGLHGKPAIEPSRSLEFYPAPTTTAIQWGRIPFKRGGKEIHITDPVIVVPNPIIDAGTPIPGFNDDYAGKAPDLGAFELGRLPLRFGRQAGAAAQ